One genomic region from Tripterygium wilfordii isolate XIE 37 chromosome 20, ASM1340144v1, whole genome shotgun sequence encodes:
- the LOC119986890 gene encoding protein NYNRIN-like, which translates to MGEMCAQYAKGCQACKRYGLIQRAPAKEMALIIKPRPFKGWVIDLIGKIYPPSSKHHTFIIVAIDFFTKWVEAIPLEEIAQENVIEFIKNHIIYRFGIPQTIMVDHGTSPNGERVKALLEEFGM; encoded by the coding sequence ATGGGGGAAATGTGTGCTCAATATGCCAAAGGTTGTCAAGCTTGTAAAAGATATGGACTCATTCAAAGAGCACCTGCCAAAGAGATGGCACTCATCATCAAACCACGACCATTTAAAGGATGGGTGATAGATTTGATAGGGAAAATATACCCACCTTCATCCAAACACCACACATTCATTATTGTGGCCATAGACTTTTTCACAAAATGGGTTGAGGCTATACCCTTGGAAGAAATAGCCCAAGAGAAtgtgattgaatttattaaaaaCCATATTATCTATAGATTTGGAATTCCCCAAACTATAATGGTTGACCATGGCACTTCTCCGAATGGGGAAAGAGTAAAGGCTTTGTTGGAAGAATTTGGTATGTAG